The sequence ATATAAAGATTTAAGTTTcttatgataaaatataaaaaattgtaaaaactcATTATCATCCATAAGAAAGGTGTCGAAATTTAGTAGCAGGAATTCAAAGTTATCATTACTTAATAATCTAGAGTCAATAGTTGAGGCACACAACTAAAGAGTcgatagttgaggatgtgtgcGAATTGAGATCCAAAAGGTGATTTAAATGATAACACTGTGAGTATATAAATCACACTACCAAGGTCAAAAATCCTGTTTGAACCCTCATTTTTTAAGAAGCGAGCGAGATATTGCAAAATCTCTATAAACTACATTTGTCAGCAAATTCTGAAATTCAAAATCCAAGTACTTTTGTCTGAGAACACTGCAGGTGGAAGTAAAATGCAAAGAAATTGAAGTTCATGAATTCAAGCATCAATATTCAAATGTCAAAGTGCTGTTTCCACGTGCGATCATTTTAGCATCAAATATTACAAGTGCTATTCCCCCGAGTTGAAGGAAACATAAATcacaaattagaaaattaaaaacgtAATcagaatttgtttattttttttatatcatgatttTAGAGAGTGACATTGTTAGTCATAGAAGAATGATCAGCTGAATCTCCTCAATTAGAACAGAGACATAGGATGCATGGTCCAGGCCTTAGATTTTTTAGCGAACCATGTCGCCTCAATTAGAAGTGGAAGGTGGGGTGTTGTTGTTCATGAATTTTGTACAATCAAATGGCCCAATCCCTTGAGCGTTCTTCCGGCGTACCTGTAAACCATGCAAGTTATAATTATCAAACCAAATACCGGTAAATAATCAGCTTCTCTTCCATAAATTCTCAGGGTAGACTTCCCCTGCATCAGTCTCCACCCTTCTCAAAACAGTCATGCATTCAACCAGAAGCTAATGACcagattcataaaaattaagtatgatTTCATCGTATCATGTGCTACTGTAGATCAATAGTGAATTAAACTCTTAACTAGAATATTATAGCAAGCAGATGAGCTCTGCTATATCTTAACTgaaatttatagattttatcaccaagaaaatgattttttagttcAGCTCCCAAACGAATCCTACTCGTCCACCATACCATTTAcaagaattaattatataagaaaCGTCCACTCCTCCCTTGACCCACCGAAAAAGTCCCATTGCATCAAGAACTTACTGACATTATTTGAAAAGAGGGTAGAGCAAACAGGATCATACCGGGGACCACGGACCAGGTTCATGTTGAACCTTGTCAGGGGGTGAATTTCGTACAGCACCACCTTTCATGGTTAGAATTTCCTGCAGAAGTTTTTTAATTAGAGGCCACTACTTATGTTTCATAAAAATCATTTACTTGTAGTCTCAGTCAATTACCTCTCCAGCAGCTTCAAATGCCGCCAACCACTCATCGGAAAAAGGAACCACATTTGGTGGTGGTTTTATAACACAAGcatcttgtttcttgtttttaacaGGTTTCTGGCTGTCAATACAAATTTTCAGATGGATTCTGAAGAATTGGAGTATgtctataaaaataacaaatcatagTGATTCAGATTAAAACACTTACAGTGACAATGTTGCAGCCTTATCTTCCGTGGGGTACATTACATCCAACTCATGCTGCGCTTCAATGCTGGGACTGCTACTGGTCTGAGGAACTTTAATCAGAGCTTCCTCTGGCAAAATATTCCTATCTGATAAATCAACTTCAGCATCCTGCTGGACTCTCTGACTtgatttctcttttgttttcattaataactTAGACTTCTCATTCAAATAGCAAAACGAACTAGAGTCGCAATTATCCACTGATGATGCAATTTGATGCCTGCTCTTGTCTGAAGATGAATTAAATTCCAAGGAAGCAGTTTGATCAATCAGCTCATCATCACTCCTTTTCTCACTATCCATACTGCATTTGTAGTTTTCAATTGATGGCAGAATCTCCATGAAACATGGCTCTGTATTAACCATAAATGTGTGCTCAGCTTTTTTATCCATATCTGAACCAGCATTTTTAATAGGAGGTACTTGAGTGTCAACATCAAAACATCTTGATTCACACGAGCCATCACCCTGTTCTAAACCAACACCCAGAACATTTTGAACAACATCTCCCTTTTGCAGTTCTACAGAAGTATTATTCATGAGCAACAGGCTATCATCCGAACAAACTTCATGATTTTCCAGGGGAGCTTGCTCAATCATCACATAAGGATTTTGAACTGCTAGATGTTCTTCAAGTTCTCGAATGTCATCAACCATTACTgtagaagttttatttgataCTGAAGGACTAGTGTTGCAATTGTGGCTATCAGATAACGGACTTTCTTCTGAGGACTGCACGTATGCATTTTGCATTACTGTTTCCTTTGTAATTCTATTTACTTGAGCAAGTTCATTTGTTTGTTCCATTATTTCACATTGGTGAATACCATTTAGACTTTCCACTTCACTTGCAATTGTTCCTCTGACATTTGCAATGTTACTATTACTGCATTCCCTTTGTTCTTCAAGAGATCGGCTCTTAGAATACAACACATCATCAAATGCTCTTTGACTCTGATTGTCCTGATCAGATTCACAGAAAGAAGTTATCACCTTAGTTTTCTCCATGTCTTCGTTCACATCATGCATACAAGTGGAGCAATTATTCTCTGGAATCGAAGAACCCCTGCCATTGGCATCATTTCCTCGCTGTAAATAAGAGGAAACAATGAATTTTTTAACCGAAGAATCACATTTACTTACTAAACTTTTGTCCCCGCTCATATCTTTTATCTCAGAAGCAACCTTAACTAGCCCTTTGACTACAGAAGATACCAAAGGGTTTTCCACATGCAAGCACTCTGACTTTCCAGCTGCATTAGAACTAGAATCTTGCTTGGCAGGTGATTTTGAACTAAGAACACCGGAACTTTCCAATATACCTCCAGAAGCATTAACATTTGATACCATATCTTCAGCACTTTGAAGGAGATTCTTCTCCTTGGATTCTTCAGAG is a genomic window of Populus alba chromosome 5, ASM523922v2, whole genome shotgun sequence containing:
- the LOC118048266 gene encoding uncharacterized protein, whose amino-acid sequence is MELGPSDKLLPKSTAHHARSKVSLVPKKHSSTNTQHPQVNLANNCSEVIPDLVHPVAAHPLNGSDNSACKIAVSFSQNASRNSENMQCTESQTAKASGLRMPSPSLGFFSQSKPAGSLSLLERTQTGKLRESNIPSLHKATLSNNQCPWQPSNETSASLNMRSNAAASVNPTSQGKIKGNSELKNKEKMFQAPLNSRTCDGLDNQQQLHDIHDNQLLLQGGPCEHLKKGQHSKKVTELCLKGRDMTAAGLDYPHSRFNVSLVAEVDSLSEKNCVTANHHIEDRQYIPIIKDNSDYSDFPSLGMSTNSDEGTQKVHVQLARMQGVNDQTVKQSEPMKLDTCHVYLVSNAESLSLCLNNGTSFEERSAEELNNCRGSNRANAVLKSQDCSTAELEIPYRPSCCNDILYTNNESSESGNLYTEFYVENVQLQSVDGNLTVKRDEKSMPNTLAEYNLPSMIISDPSEKTAKQTELPFPCLVMEQAMADDCGLQHGGYLLHGKRFFSEESKEKNLLQSAEDMVSNVNASGGILESSGVLSSKSPAKQDSSSNAAGKSECLHVENPLVSSVVKGLVKVASEIKDMSGDKSLVSKCDSSVKKFIVSSYLQRGNDANGRGSSIPENNCSTCMHDVNEDMEKTKVITSFCESDQDNQSQRAFDDVLYSKSRSLEEQRECSNSNIANVRGTIASEVESLNGIHQCEIMEQTNELAQVNRITKETVMQNAYVQSSEESPLSDSHNCNTSPSVSNKTSTVMVDDIRELEEHLAVQNPYVMIEQAPLENHEVCSDDSLLLMNNTSVELQKGDVVQNVLGVGLEQGDGSCESRCFDVDTQVPPIKNAGSDMDKKAEHTFMVNTEPCFMEILPSIENYKCSMDSEKRSDDELIDQTASLEFNSSSDKSRHQIASSVDNCDSSSFCYLNEKSKLLMKTKEKSSQRVQQDAEVDLSDRNILPEEALIKVPQTSSSPSIEAQHELDVMYPTEDKAATLSLQKPVKNKKQDACVIKPPPNVVPFSDEWLAAFEAAGEEILTMKGGAVRNSPPDKVQHEPGPWSPVRRKNAQGIGPFDCTKFMNNNTPPSTSN